In Sphingobacterium zeae, one genomic interval encodes:
- a CDS encoding NADP-dependent glyceraldehyde-3-phosphate dehydrogenase, whose amino-acid sequence MSLNLEGIFYEENNIPAEFTLDEQVDQREFLSNGEMISWTGQVNEVFSPICVKTKDGLKRKRIGSFPVCTEKESMEALEAAVKAYDNGRGEWPTMSVADRITCVENFTQKMIAKKDIVVKLIMWEIGKSYADSVKEFDRTVEYIYATIDALKDIDRDSSRFQIEQGIVAQIRRSPLGVVLCMGPFNYPLNETFTTLIPALIMGNTMLFKPPKHGTLLHYPLLEAFRTSFPKGVVNTIYGRGNKIVPSLMQSGKINVLTLIGSSRVADELKKLHPKVNRLRAILGLDAKNAAIITKDADLNLAVSETVLGSLSFNGQRCTALKIIYVHRSLAQEFLKRLSAEVAKLKYGMPWEKGVSLTPLPEVNKPAYLTECIEDAKAYGAKVINEHGGQVAESFFYPAIVYPVNSQMKLYREEQFGPVIPVVPFDDLEEPIEYLIGSSHGQQVSIFSNNAAVVSSLIDPLVNQVSRVNINCQCQRGPDTFPFTGRKDSAEGTLSVVDALRSFSIRSLVATKFTEENKKLLNDIVSENESNFLSTKYIF is encoded by the coding sequence ATGAGCTTAAACTTAGAAGGTATCTTCTACGAGGAGAATAACATTCCCGCAGAATTTACGCTAGACGAACAGGTCGATCAAAGAGAGTTCCTTTCCAATGGAGAAATGATTTCTTGGACGGGTCAGGTAAACGAGGTTTTTTCACCAATATGTGTAAAGACCAAGGATGGCTTGAAACGTAAGCGCATCGGTAGTTTTCCTGTTTGTACAGAAAAAGAGTCCATGGAAGCCTTGGAAGCTGCTGTAAAAGCATACGACAACGGCCGTGGAGAATGGCCGACAATGAGCGTTGCCGATCGTATTACCTGTGTTGAAAATTTCACACAAAAGATGATTGCAAAAAAAGACATTGTTGTCAAGCTTATTATGTGGGAAATTGGCAAATCCTATGCAGACTCGGTAAAAGAGTTTGATCGTACTGTAGAATATATTTACGCAACGATCGACGCATTGAAAGATATAGACCGCGACTCTTCACGTTTCCAAATCGAACAAGGTATCGTTGCGCAAATCAGGAGATCTCCTTTAGGAGTAGTACTCTGTATGGGGCCATTCAATTATCCGTTGAATGAGACCTTCACCACATTGATCCCAGCATTAATCATGGGAAACACCATGTTATTCAAACCACCTAAACATGGTACGTTATTACATTATCCTCTATTAGAGGCTTTCAGAACAAGCTTCCCGAAAGGCGTTGTCAATACAATTTATGGCCGTGGGAATAAGATTGTTCCTAGTTTAATGCAATCTGGTAAGATTAACGTATTGACTTTGATCGGTTCGAGCCGTGTTGCTGATGAACTTAAAAAATTGCACCCGAAAGTTAACCGTCTTCGTGCTATCCTTGGGCTGGATGCAAAAAATGCAGCTATCATTACGAAAGATGCGGATTTGAATTTAGCGGTTTCGGAAACCGTTCTAGGCTCTCTTTCTTTCAATGGTCAACGCTGTACAGCACTTAAAATTATCTACGTGCACCGAAGCTTAGCACAGGAATTTTTAAAACGCCTTTCGGCAGAAGTGGCAAAATTAAAATATGGGATGCCTTGGGAAAAGGGTGTGTCGCTTACTCCTCTTCCAGAAGTCAATAAACCTGCTTATTTAACGGAATGCATCGAAGATGCAAAAGCCTATGGCGCAAAAGTGATTAATGAGCACGGTGGGCAGGTTGCAGAATCATTCTTCTACCCGGCAATTGTATACCCTGTTAACTCACAAATGAAACTTTACAGAGAAGAACAATTTGGCCCAGTGATCCCTGTTGTTCCTTTTGATGACCTCGAAGAACCTATTGAATACTTAATTGGTTCCTCTCACGGCCAACAGGTGAGTATTTTCAGTAACAATGCTGCTGTTGTATCTTCATTGATTGATCCATTAGTCAATCAAGTAAGCCGTGTTAACATCAACTGCCAATGTCAGCGTGGTCCAGATACTTTTCCTTTCACCGGTAGAAAAGATAGTGCTGAAGGAACATTATCGGTAGTCGACGCATTGCGTTCGTTCTCTATTCGTTCGCTAGTGGCAACAAAGTTTACTGAGGAAAACAAAAAGTTGCTGAACGATATTGTTAGTGAAAATGAATCCAATTTCTTAAGTACGAAATACATTTTCTAG
- a CDS encoding MFS transporter, whose amino-acid sequence MINTEKKGNYRWVICSLLFFATTINYLDRQVLSLTWKDFISPEFHWTNTDYGNITALFSIFYAVSMLFAGRFVDWMDTKKGFLWAIGIWSIGAILHAFCGIATSGIVAGEWFVGFEGAKEAISHVNNVGLVLSVSVNLFIFARFVLAVGEAGNFPAAIKATAEYFPKKDRALSTSIFNSGATIGALAAPLTIPVIAAHWGWEMSFIIIGALGFVWMGFWIFLYKKPHENPKVNAAELAYIHQDDHEHAPEQTGLTKQPRTTISECLKYKQTWAFVFGKFMTDGVWWFFLFWMPAYLSAVYDIKSSDTEGQLAIFVLYAITMLSIYGGWLPTYFVDKKGMNAYEGRMKAMLLFAFVPLVVLFAQPLGHISYWIPVILIGFAGAAHQSWSANIFSTIGDSFPKRAIATVTGIGGLAGGIGAFIINKTSGWLFDYANETQLIFMGFKGEEAGYFIIFSFCAIAYLIAWVVMKTLVPKLILIKN is encoded by the coding sequence ATGATTAACACGGAGAAAAAGGGTAATTACCGTTGGGTAATATGCTCGCTACTATTTTTTGCAACTACCATCAACTACCTGGATCGTCAGGTGCTTTCCTTAACGTGGAAGGATTTTATCAGTCCTGAATTTCATTGGACAAACACCGACTATGGCAATATTACCGCATTATTTTCGATTTTTTATGCAGTCAGTATGCTTTTTGCGGGTCGATTTGTAGACTGGATGGATACAAAAAAGGGATTTTTATGGGCAATCGGGATCTGGTCCATTGGCGCGATATTACATGCATTTTGTGGTATCGCTACTTCAGGCATCGTGGCTGGAGAATGGTTTGTTGGTTTTGAAGGGGCAAAAGAAGCAATATCTCATGTGAACAACGTGGGTTTGGTATTGAGCGTCAGTGTCAATCTATTTATCTTTGCCCGGTTCGTTCTTGCTGTGGGTGAAGCGGGTAACTTTCCGGCGGCTATTAAAGCTACGGCAGAGTATTTTCCTAAAAAAGATCGGGCTCTATCCACCAGTATTTTCAATTCAGGAGCAACTATTGGGGCATTAGCTGCTCCATTGACCATCCCAGTTATCGCAGCCCATTGGGGCTGGGAAATGTCCTTTATCATCATTGGTGCATTGGGGTTTGTATGGATGGGTTTTTGGATCTTTCTTTATAAAAAACCACATGAAAACCCGAAAGTAAACGCTGCCGAACTGGCTTACATCCACCAGGATGATCATGAACATGCGCCGGAGCAAACTGGTCTAACAAAGCAACCCCGAACGACGATCTCTGAATGTCTAAAATACAAGCAAACTTGGGCTTTTGTTTTTGGTAAATTTATGACGGATGGTGTATGGTGGTTCTTCTTATTTTGGATGCCAGCCTATCTTTCGGCAGTATACGACATCAAATCATCAGATACTGAAGGTCAGCTCGCCATTTTTGTGCTTTATGCCATCACCATGTTATCTATTTATGGGGGCTGGTTACCCACCTATTTTGTTGACAAAAAGGGAATGAATGCTTATGAAGGGCGTATGAAAGCCATGCTATTGTTTGCTTTTGTCCCGTTAGTTGTACTTTTTGCTCAACCTCTGGGTCACATATCTTATTGGATACCTGTCATTCTAATCGGTTTTGCAGGAGCGGCACACCAATCGTGGTCTGCCAACATTTTCTCAACCATAGGAGATTCTTTTCCCAAACGTGCTATTGCGACTGTTACAGGGATCGGAGGCCTTGCTGGGGGCATAGGCGCATTTATAATTAACAAAACATCAGGCTGGCTATTCGATTATGCAAATGAAACGCAGCTCATTTTTATGGGTTTTAAAGGCGAGGAAGCAGGATACTTCATTATCTTTTCTTTTTGCGCTATAGCATATCTAATTGCATGGGTTGTAATGAAAACACTAGTACCTAAACTAATTTTAATAAAAAATTAA
- a CDS encoding bifunctional 4-hydroxy-2-oxoglutarate aldolase/2-dehydro-3-deoxy-phosphogluconate aldolase, producing the protein MNLKEIVLDKIIEQGMLPLFFHHDKAESIAILRTLYQAGIRVFEFTNRGPEALAVFEHLVATRDLEMPDLYLGIGTIKSVNEAHQFLQIGADFIVSPLVNPLVGSLVHEQRKLWIPGCMTPTEIYTAQEQEAALIKLFPANILGPAFMSSIRDLFKGQKFMPTGGVEIEMDNLKAWFKSGVCAVGMGSKLIDPKDTSNLVENTQKALEFVAEARQ; encoded by the coding sequence ATGAATTTAAAAGAGATTGTATTAGATAAAATCATTGAACAAGGGATGCTTCCCCTGTTCTTCCATCACGATAAAGCAGAAAGCATCGCGATTCTACGCACATTATATCAAGCAGGGATACGTGTTTTTGAATTTACAAATCGAGGTCCCGAAGCTTTGGCTGTTTTCGAGCACTTAGTTGCCACAAGAGACCTGGAGATGCCGGATCTTTATTTAGGTATCGGGACGATTAAATCCGTTAACGAAGCACACCAATTTCTACAAATTGGTGCGGATTTTATCGTTTCACCACTGGTCAATCCGCTGGTTGGCTCGTTAGTGCACGAACAGCGTAAGCTATGGATTCCTGGCTGTATGACACCGACAGAAATCTATACGGCTCAAGAACAAGAGGCGGCACTTATCAAATTGTTTCCTGCAAATATTTTGGGGCCAGCATTTATGTCATCAATCCGGGACCTATTTAAAGGTCAGAAATTTATGCCGACGGGGGGTGTAGAAATCGAAATGGATAACTTAAAGGCATGGTTCAAATCAGGCGTATGTGCTGTGGGCATGGGGAGCAAGTTAATTGACCCTAAAGACACCAGTAATTTAGTCGAAAATACACAAAAAGCGCTTGAATTCGTTGCAGAAGCAAGACAATAA
- a CDS encoding sugar kinase: MQGKVLSFGELLLRICPDIEQDWIEQHQLPFYVGGAELNVATALALWDVPSAYLSAVPQNAICESIDNYLTCRNIDTSAMLWGGERLGIYYLPKGKDLKNAGVIYDRANSSFSNLKVGSVNWDEVFVDVKWFHFSAICPAINQDIADLCLEAVTKAQERGIFVSLDLNYRAKLWKYGKSPKEIMPAIAKYCNLIMGNIWAAHQMLGTPLDERFLNSSSDYLEEDLLAQADRTSREIIVTNPICQYVANTFRFDHQNKGIKYYTTLFDKDSLIKSRTYIADEILDKVGSGDCFMAGLIYGLYSNLSPKATLEFATLAAFDKLFIASDATTSSVDDIKNRITA, translated from the coding sequence ATGCAGGGTAAAGTTTTAAGCTTTGGGGAATTGCTGCTAAGAATCTGCCCCGATATCGAACAGGATTGGATCGAACAACATCAGTTGCCGTTCTATGTGGGCGGTGCAGAATTGAATGTAGCCACAGCTTTGGCATTGTGGGATGTGCCATCAGCCTATCTTTCTGCTGTTCCCCAAAATGCCATCTGCGAGAGTATTGACAACTACCTAACATGTAGAAATATCGATACATCAGCAATGCTATGGGGTGGAGAACGATTGGGCATCTACTATCTTCCCAAAGGGAAGGATCTAAAAAATGCAGGAGTAATTTATGATCGTGCAAACTCATCGTTTTCCAATCTCAAAGTAGGCAGTGTCAATTGGGACGAGGTCTTTGTTGACGTCAAATGGTTTCATTTTTCTGCGATATGCCCTGCAATCAACCAAGATATTGCCGACCTCTGTTTAGAAGCTGTAACAAAAGCACAAGAAAGGGGTATTTTTGTGTCACTAGACCTGAATTATCGCGCAAAGCTCTGGAAATACGGAAAATCTCCGAAGGAGATTATGCCTGCGATTGCCAAATATTGCAATTTAATCATGGGAAATATCTGGGCAGCACATCAAATGCTTGGTACGCCACTAGACGAAAGGTTTCTAAACTCTTCATCGGATTATTTAGAAGAAGATTTGTTGGCGCAGGCGGATCGTACAAGCAGAGAAATCATTGTCACCAATCCGATATGTCAATATGTAGCCAATACTTTTCGTTTTGACCATCAGAATAAAGGAATAAAGTATTATACAACACTGTTTGACAAAGACAGCCTCATTAAATCAAGAACATATATTGCGGACGAGATTTTGGATAAAGTGGGCAGCGGCGATTGCTTCATGGCAGGTCTGATTTATGGACTATACTCCAATCTTTCTCCAAAAGCAACATTAGAGTTTGCCACGCTAGCCGCATTTGATAAACTATTTATTGCAAGCGATGCAACAACAAGTTCTGTAGACGATATAAAAAATAGAATAACAGCATGA
- the uxaC gene encoding glucuronate isomerase: MKTFLDDNFLLNTNTAIELYHNYSKQLPIIDYHNHLIPEQIANDVKFENISQVWLNGDHYKWRAMRANGVNERFITGDAPDEEKFVKWAETVPYTLRNPLYHWTHLELQRYFGITDILSPKTASKIYADTASKLSQDNYSVRGLLKMMHVEVVCTTDDPIDTLAFHQQFAKEHESFKMLPAFRPDKAMNSDDIIALNQYIDKLEEVSDIQINSLATYLEALKSRHDFFAANGCKVSDHGLEQIYSEDYTETEIVAIFDKIRTKKEISVAENLKFKSAMLIYFAEWDHEKGWVQQYHLGALRNNNARMHRLIGPDTGWDSIGDFSQARALSKFLNKLDNQDKLTKTILYNLNPADNELIATMIGNFNDGSIKGKIQFGSAWWFLDQKDGMTKQLNTLSNMGLLSRLVGMLTDSRSFLSFPRHEYFRRLVCDIFGEDIERGEIPNDIQWVGKIIQDISYNNAKEYFQF; encoded by the coding sequence ATGAAAACTTTTTTAGACGACAATTTTTTATTGAACACGAATACAGCGATTGAGCTGTATCACAATTATTCAAAACAGCTGCCCATCATTGATTACCATAATCACTTGATTCCGGAGCAGATCGCAAACGATGTTAAATTTGAAAATATCAGTCAGGTTTGGTTAAATGGTGATCACTATAAATGGCGGGCCATGCGCGCAAATGGGGTCAATGAGCGTTTTATCACTGGCGATGCACCAGATGAGGAAAAATTTGTGAAATGGGCAGAAACAGTGCCTTATACTTTGCGTAATCCACTCTATCATTGGACACATCTTGAATTACAGCGTTATTTTGGAATTACGGATATCTTGTCGCCAAAAACTGCTTCTAAAATATATGCAGATACTGCATCCAAATTGAGCCAAGACAATTATTCTGTACGTGGTCTGCTTAAGATGATGCACGTAGAAGTTGTCTGCACAACAGACGACCCGATCGATACCCTAGCATTTCATCAACAGTTTGCAAAAGAACACGAATCGTTCAAGATGCTACCTGCATTTCGCCCCGACAAAGCGATGAATTCGGACGATATTATTGCTTTAAATCAATACATCGATAAACTTGAAGAGGTAAGTGACATTCAAATCAATAGCCTAGCAACATACTTAGAAGCATTAAAATCAAGACATGATTTCTTTGCTGCCAACGGATGCAAAGTATCGGATCACGGATTGGAACAAATCTACTCGGAAGACTATACTGAGACAGAAATCGTAGCAATCTTTGATAAGATTCGGACAAAAAAGGAAATTTCTGTCGCAGAAAACCTAAAGTTTAAATCTGCGATGCTGATTTATTTTGCCGAATGGGACCATGAAAAAGGATGGGTTCAGCAATACCATCTGGGCGCACTACGCAATAATAATGCGCGTATGCATCGTTTGATAGGCCCAGATACTGGATGGGATTCTATTGGAGATTTTAGTCAGGCACGTGCATTGTCAAAATTTTTGAATAAATTAGACAATCAAGATAAGCTAACCAAAACCATCTTGTACAATCTCAATCCTGCCGACAACGAACTTATTGCCACCATGATCGGTAATTTCAATGACGGTTCTATCAAAGGGAAGATTCAATTTGGCTCAGCTTGGTGGTTTTTGGACCAAAAAGATGGCATGACAAAACAACTCAATACGCTATCAAATATGGGGCTACTAAGCCGACTTGTGGGTATGCTAACCGATTCCAGAAGTTTCCTTTCATTCCCTAGGCATGAATATTTCAGGAGATTAGTCTGCGACATATTTGGGGAAGACATCGAAAGGGGAGAAATACCAAATGATATCCAATGGGTAGGGAAAATCATACAGGATATCAGCTATAATAATGCGAAAGAATATTTTCAATTTTAA
- a CDS encoding UxaA family hydrolase, whose protein sequence is MKNKVLKIHPKDNVLVALQDLKKGDTISFEGNHYILQEDIPAKHKFFMQDMHFGDEIYMYGLLVGKAQFDIPQGSIMNTDNTKHAAEPYHFRPSNYHWEKPDVSKFEGRTFQGYLRSDGRAGTANYWLFIPTVFCENRNLDVIKEALYNELGYSVTGKYKNFTHQLLTAYEKGEELSVASLERLNSTTDQSDRIFKNVDGIKFLNHQGGCGGIRQDAAILSKLLAAYADHPNVAGVTILSLGCQNLQLNDLVNDIKFRNPAFDKPLFVFEQQQSKSEELLIKEAILQTFVGLTEINKFSRQPVPLSKLTLGVKCGGSDGFSGISANPAVGYTADLLVALGGKVLLAEFPELCGAEQNLIDRTIDPNAANKFIDLMTAYSHAAEAVGSGFYMNPSPGNIRDGLITDAIKSNGAAKKGGTSPVVDVLDYTEEATKPGLNLVCTPGNDVEATTGKAAAGATLILFTTGLGTPTGNPICPVIKVATNNVLAAKMADIIDINTGPIIDGDKSIQTMGEDILEYCIKAASGEVTPKAVLLNQDDFIPWKRGVSL, encoded by the coding sequence ATGAAAAATAAAGTATTAAAAATACACCCCAAAGACAACGTCTTAGTTGCCTTACAAGATCTTAAAAAGGGTGATACGATCTCGTTTGAGGGAAATCATTATATTTTGCAGGAGGATATTCCTGCAAAGCATAAATTTTTTATGCAAGACATGCACTTTGGTGATGAAATCTACATGTATGGTTTACTGGTAGGGAAAGCGCAATTTGATATCCCGCAAGGAAGTATCATGAATACGGACAATACCAAACATGCTGCGGAGCCCTATCATTTCAGACCATCAAATTATCATTGGGAAAAGCCCGATGTTTCCAAGTTCGAGGGTCGAACTTTCCAAGGCTACTTACGTTCAGATGGTCGTGCCGGAACTGCAAATTACTGGTTATTCATTCCGACTGTTTTTTGCGAAAATAGAAATCTTGATGTCATCAAAGAAGCACTGTATAATGAACTTGGGTATTCTGTGACTGGAAAATATAAAAACTTCACTCATCAGTTATTAACAGCCTACGAAAAAGGGGAGGAGTTATCTGTAGCCTCTCTGGAACGGCTAAATAGTACAACAGATCAAAGTGATCGCATTTTTAAAAACGTTGATGGTATAAAATTCCTAAATCATCAGGGTGGTTGTGGTGGAATACGCCAAGATGCAGCCATATTGAGCAAATTATTGGCTGCCTATGCTGATCATCCAAATGTGGCCGGTGTGACAATCTTGAGCTTGGGTTGTCAGAACCTTCAACTCAATGACCTTGTTAATGACATCAAATTTCGCAATCCTGCTTTCGATAAACCCCTCTTTGTATTTGAACAACAACAATCCAAAAGCGAAGAACTGCTCATTAAAGAAGCGATCTTGCAGACTTTTGTTGGACTGACGGAAATCAATAAATTCTCGAGACAGCCTGTTCCATTGAGTAAATTGACCCTAGGGGTAAAATGTGGCGGCAGTGACGGATTTAGTGGTATCTCTGCCAACCCTGCCGTTGGTTACACAGCTGACCTTCTGGTTGCGCTGGGCGGGAAAGTTCTCTTAGCTGAATTTCCGGAGTTATGCGGAGCCGAGCAGAATTTAATAGACCGCACTATCGACCCCAATGCAGCGAATAAATTCATTGATCTGATGACGGCCTATAGCCATGCCGCCGAAGCCGTTGGTTCTGGATTTTACATGAATCCCTCTCCAGGTAATATTCGTGACGGTCTTATTACTGATGCGATCAAAAGCAATGGTGCAGCTAAAAAGGGCGGGACATCTCCCGTGGTTGATGTTCTGGACTATACAGAAGAGGCGACGAAGCCAGGTCTTAATCTGGTTTGCACTCCAGGGAATGATGTGGAAGCTACTACAGGAAAAGCTGCTGCAGGTGCAACACTTATTCTGTTTACCACAGGCTTGGGCACTCCTACTGGTAACCCAATATGCCCCGTCATCAAAGTGGCGACAAATAATGTCCTGGCAGCTAAAATGGCTGACATTATCGATATCAATACCGGTCCTATTATAGATGGAGATAAATCGATCCAAACGATGGGAGAAGACATATTAGAATATTGTATCAAGGCAGCAAGCGGGGAAGTAACTCCTAAAGCTGTGTTATTAAATCAGGATGACTTTATACCTTGGAAAAGAGGTGTAAGTTTATAA